TCAACATGGAATGTTGCTGTTATCAAGCGATGGGTGGAAGTTTCCAGCCCAGAAGAAATTTCGCAGGCAATAAACATCCCAAGTCCAGTTGGCACTGCTCTATGTATGGCTGCTGCTATAAGGAAAGATCATGAAAAGGGTAATGAATTATAGTATCTTTTGTAGAGTAAATTGCTTCATATAAGTATGAAGAGATTTTCGTGTTGTCTACTCGAGTCCTGTGCTTTTTTTGTAGTGCCATTTTTCTAGCTATTTTGACTTTTGTATTATTATGAATATCTTTTAGACACGATGGTTACTCTCACCCCTCAATGATTAGAATGTTTTCACGCTCCATTTCTAACAATTTGTTTAGTACAGTACCAAAAATATGTTATTTGAACTTTTTCCTCTACTAATTCTTACAATTGTGTCCTGTCAAGTTTGAATATTGGATGCTATGTTTTATTCAATTTGTTATATATATATATATATCAGTTTACTTAGCATGTATGCTGCTGCAGAAGGTAGAGAGCTAGTCCAAATATTGCTTGCGGCTGGGGCAGATCCAACTGCGCAAGATGCTCAGCATGGGCGAACAGCGTTGCATACTGCTGCTATGGCTAACAACGTGGAACTTGTGAGGGTAAGATGCTTTCCTTCCAAGAACATATTCAAGTTTATGTTTCAAAGAAAAAGAGTAGTATTATGTTTTCGTCAGTGATGATAGATATGTTGTTGCGGTAGTTTTGAGGGAAGAGAGTAACTTTCGTAAATTTTACTCATATCTTTCATTTATATTGTGTCTTACATAGGTCATCCTAGATGCTGGTGTGAATGCGAACATCCGGAATGTTCACAATACAATTCCCCTCCACATGGCTTTGGCAAGAGGGGCGAACGCATGTGTTAGCCTACTTCTAGAGTCTGGCTCGGACTGCAATATACAGGTAATATTATTTTAAGTCTTTAGTCATAGAGAAGGCTAAGCTAATAATATGCTAGTGCTTTAATCTCTAGTCAAGTCGCATGAGAATGTTGAACTGTTGATATAAATAGAAATAGTTCTTTGTGGCTCGTTTCCTATTGATGTATAATGATGATCAGTTTATTGTAAGTAAGTGAGCGTTTGATATGAATAACATGGTTAGGAATATATATGTTCGTTGCATAAGTAGTGGCAAAGCTTTGTGCATTTGATGTTTGTTTTTTTCCACATTGGGTCAATAGATGCTGTTCTTACTTTGTCACTTGACTTGTCTTGTTCTGTTTTCGTTTTATTATAAGGATGATGAAGGTGACAACGCATTGCATATAGCAGCAGATGCAGCAAAGATGATACGTGAAAACCTTGATTGGTTAATTGTGATGCTTAAGAGACCTGATGCTGCTGTGGATGTCAGAAACCACAGGCAAGCACTAATTTGATGCTATCATATATACTAAATAGTTAGAAAGAAGGCTATACTCATTACACTGGGGTAATGTTAGTTTCCTGTCTACGATCATAATTTATATAATTTGCTTAACAGTGGGAAGACAGTACGTGACTTCTTAGAAGCCCTTCCAAGAGAATGGATCTCCGAGGATCTGATGGAAGCACTTTTAAAAAGGGGAGTTCATCTATCACCTACAATGTGAGGACTTCCTCTGAAAAACCTTTCTGCTGAAATGCACCTTTACTCACTTAATTGACGCTGGTTTCAAATTCTCAGCTATGAGATAGGGGATTGGGTGAAGTTCAAGAGACGCATAACAACACCCTTACATGGATGGCAAGGTGCTAAGCCTAAGAGCGTTGGGTTTGTGCAAACCATTCTTGAGAAGGAGGACATGATTGTCGCGTTTTGTTCTGGCGAAGCTCATGTGCTGGCAAGTGAAGTTGTTAAGTTGATTCCGTTGGACAGGGGCCAGCATGTAAGACTCAGAAAAGATGTTAAAGAGCCAAGGTTTGTGATTGCTCTCCACTGTGAATTTTTCTCTGAAGATGCTACAAAAGCTGTTAAAATGTTTGTTGATTGATATTATTTTAGGTTTGGTTGGCGTGGCCAGTCACGTGATAGTGTCGGCACTGTTCTATGCGTTGATGAGGATGGAATCTTACGAGTTGGGTTTCCTGGAGCCTCTCGAGGCTGGAAAGCTGATCCTGCCGAAATGGAACGTGTGGAAGAGTTCAAAGTTGGGGACTGGGTCCGTATCCGTCAGAATCTGACGTCAGCAAAACATGGTTTTGGATCTGTTGTCCCAGGGAGTATGGGGATTGTTTATTGTGTGAGGCCAGATAGTAGCCTCCTCGTGGAGCTGAGCTACCTTCCAAATCCATGGCACTGTGAGCCTGAGGAAGTTGAACCCGCTACTCCCTTTAGGGTAATGTACTTGATTAAATTTATTACAAACAGTTCTTACTTAATATGAGAAGTTTAATGCGAAATTTTCTTTATATTTTATAGATTGGTGATCGGGTTTGTGTAAAGCGTTCAGTTGCTGAACCTCGTTATGCTTGGGGTGGTGAGACTCACCACAGTGTTGGCAAGATTAGTGAAATAGAGAATGATGGTCTCCTTATAATTGAAATACCAAACCGGCCTATACCGTGGCAGGCAGATCCTTCAGACATGGAGAAGATTGATGATTTCAAGGTAAAACTGGTTTTCTCATGCAGCATCTCAGGAGCTTTGATTCCTTTTAACATTGAGCCTTTTGTACTACGAGCAGGTTGGTGACTGGGTCAGAGTGAAGGCGTCAGTTTCTTCTCCGAAATATGGATGGGAAGACATTACTCGAAACAGCATTGGCGTGATGCACAGCTCAGACGAAGATGGTGATGTGGGGATAGCGTTCTGTTTCAGGAGCAAGCCGTTTTCATGTTCGGTGACAGATGTTGAGAAAGTTGTACCGTTTCATGTTGGGCAAGAGATTCATATGATACCATCTATCGCCCAACCACGGCTTGGATGGTCAAATGAGACTCCAGCAACTATTGGTAAAATTATGAGAATCGACATGGATGGGACTTTGAGTGTAAGTTTCGCAAATTGATGGAGCTACCCTCAGCTCTGAGTGTAAGTTTATGGATTTTTTTGTTCTCTTATAGGCACAGGTGACTGGTAGACAGACATTGTGGAAGGTCTCACCTGGGGATGCAGAGATGCTATCAGGTTTCGAAGTCGGTGACTGGGTGCGCTCAAAGCCAAGCCTAGGAAGCAGACCAAGCTATGATTGGTTTAGTGTAGGAAGAGACAGCATTGCCGTTGTTCACAGCATACAAGAAGCAGGTTACTTGGAGCTAGCTTGCTGTTTCCGGAAAGGAAGATGGAGTACTCATTACACAGATTTAGAGAAGATCCCATCTCTGAAAGCCGGCCAGTTTGTGCATTTCCAAAAGGGCTTAACAGAACCGAGATGGGGCTGGAGAGGAGCTAAGCCTGATTCTCGTGGCATCATAACGACCGTTCACGCTGATGGAGAGGTGAGAGTTGCTTTCTTTGGGTTGCCTGGGCTGTGGAAAGGAGATCCCGCGGATTTAGAAGTGGAGCGTATGTTTGAGGTTGGAGAATGGGTGAGGCTTAAAGAAGGTGTTCCTAGTTGGAAGTCCATTGGACCAGGAAGCGTTGGTGTAGTCCATGGAGTAGGATATGAGGGAGACGAGTGGGACGGAACCATCTCCGTTTCGTTTTGTGGAGAGCAAGAGAGATGGACAGGGTCCTTTACGCATCTAGATAAAGCAAAGAAGCTTGTAGTTGGACAAAAAACTCGTGTCAAACTAGCGGTGAAGCAGCCTAGGTTCGGGTGGTCAGGTCACAGCCACGGGAGTGTAGGAACCATAGCAGCCATCGACGCGGATGGTAAGCTAAGGATATACACACCAGCCGGTTCCAAAACATGGATGCTTGACCCATCGGAAGTGGAAACCATAGAGGAAGAAGAGCTCAAGATTGGGAACTGGGTCAGGGTGAAGCCGAGCATCACAACACCTACTTACCAGTGGGGAGAAGTGAACCCTTCAAGCATAGGAGTGATTCACAGAATGGAGGATGGAGACTTGTGGGTATCTTTCTGTTTCCTAGACAGGCTATGGCTCTGCAAAGCCGTGGAAATGGAACGTATAAGACCGTTTGGGATTGGAGACAAGGTTAAGATAAAGAACGGTCTGGTCACACCTCGGTGGGGCTGGGGAATGGAGACGCATGCAAGTAAAGGACACGTTGTGGGAGTTGATGCAAATGGGAAGCTGAGAATAAAATTCCTCTGGAGAGAAGGGAGGCCATGGATTGGTGATCCTGCTGACATCGTTCTAGATGAACCTTCTGGCTGAGTGTATGATTATGTTTTTGAATTCTGGAAGATTTGATCATTAGGGCTGATCTGTGCATTACAAAAAGACATAAAGAGCTCTCTCAAGCCCTTGTGCCAACCATGTAATCTATCTATATCTCTTGTCTCTCTCTCTCATGATATGATTTATTAATACTTTTGTTAATAAAGTTAAAAACTATAGAGTGATAGGAGATATTTAGGAGTTGTATCATCTATTATCTTTTTCTTTGTTTGTTGTTTGTATAAAATAATGAGTCCTTTCTTCAGTATTATTAACAAGCCTTTTGAATGGTCTTAGCCTCTGATATTAGTGTGTTAAGAGGAAAAATAATAACAGTATATTTTGTTGTTTACAAAATGGCAACAACTATACACAGATACTTATACATTTCATGATGCTTTATTTCTCCACTGGCAACAATGGCTCCTTCAACAAAGTGTTGTAGGATTGGAGATCATTGTATGATGATGAACCGTTATTGTTGCTAAACCTTCTCAAGAAACTTGGTTTCTTGTCTTCCAAGCTAGAGCTTTGTAAGTAATTAAGACACACTTGTACTGCGTCGTGTACTCTCACAAAGTACCATTCTTTTCCAACAAGCTCAACCATTCCTGATCTTGCTATTGTCATGTGAACATCTTTATTCGGATTTGAGATCGCTAGCTGAATGTCCCTTGCTTTGTACTCTTGGTACAATTCTTTCAATGCTTCCACCGCGCTAGAGTCTATGTGAGTAACAGCTGCCATTGTTTATATTTTATGTTTAGCGATTCTGTACTATTACATGAGTCATTCAGATTCAATAGAGGGTCTTACGTGACATTTCCAGGATAACAAAAGAGATTCTCTCCACCTCTGGTCCCTTGGTTGTGTATTTGTCTACAGCAACTTCATATTCTCGAAGTCTACACTTTGCAAAATAAACGGCTTGTTAGTATTTCTATAAAGTCACACACCAACAAGGAATAAGTATGTGACTCTCACCTGTCTTTAATGTAGCTTATGTTGGCAAAGTAAATAGGAGCATCGATTCTGACAATCACAATCCCGTTGTATGTGTAAGCCTCTGGATACTGCTTCACGTTTCTGTACACTGTGGTGCCTGGAAGACGCCCCAAGACAGCTACCAGGAGAATAATCATGACAAGCAATTAAACTAAGTTAGAAAAATAGGCACTCTTAAAACGCATTTGACCAAGAGGAAATTGAACAGAGATTCCTCCTACCAATATGAGGGTTTGCAGACTCGTGGATAACGAATGCTAGTGAAAAACCAACCTACAAAAATTGAATCCTTAGATAGTATAGGAGAACTCTAAATAAAAACTTTAGTTAGGTGAATCCGAGTATGCTAAGAGTCTTTAAATACTTACACCAACAAGGACACCAATCTCTATTCCGAAGAACAAAGTTGTGGTGCTGGTGATGGTCCAAAGTGTAAAGTCCCTCTTGTCCACACGCCATAGGAAGATAGCTTCATCATAGTCAACCTACATTGATAAAAATCCGGAAAGTGTAAATGAAAAAAAAAGAAGCAAGTTCATCTTCACTCCTTGGCAGGTGGGTTGTTATGAACTTACCAAGCCACTAACAGCAGAGATCACTATTGCTGCCAAAGCACACTGAGGATTCAAGAGAGATAAGCAACAACGTGAAATTTAGAAGCCAGAATCTAGTTTCACAATATTCACCACAGGCAGAGACAGACCTGTGGTATGTATTTGAAAACTGGTGTCAAGAACAGTAGAGAACATCCAATGATTATTCCTGTTATAAGTCCTGATAAGCCTGTCTTAGCTTCACTTTCATTACTCACAGCTGACCTAGAAAATGATCCTAATTTTTGCATTTAGGACATTCACAGATTCGTCAAACTAAGGTTATTAACTCCAAAATGATATTATTAGAAAAAGTGGTACATGTATTTGGAATTGTTGATGGCTTTGATCATATCAAGATAATATACCTGTAGATGGGTATGCTGAAAATAATGACCCCAATATATTTGCAACACCAAGACCAAACAACTGTCAAGTGAGGGGAGAAACAGTTTGATCTTTCAGTTAAAGTTGATCTTTCATATACTACTCAATTATTCTATAGACAAGCAGAATACCTCTGAATTTGAATCCAACTCATATCTGTTTTTTGCTGCAAGCGCTTTGGCAATACCCACAGATTCCTGGATAGAAAAATATAGAACTACTTCTATTAGCTAACAACGAAACATAATATTAAGTGACATGCGTTACTGCACCTAAATCTAAACAAGAAATTATATTTTTCTTTATTTCATTAGGAAGTAACTATCCATTTATGGTTCCACATGATTAGGTTCAGTTGGAGTTCCCATTTGCCCACTCTGATAAAAAGTAATGATATTGATGTCTCACCAAGATGGCAACACCGGTAATGAGAGCTGATGTTGGAAGCAATGTTTTTGCATGATCAAAGCTTCTTGGGAAAGAAAAAGTTGGAAGTCCTTGAGGTATTTCTCCCACCTGGAATATACTAAGACTTTTACAATTACTGCAGACACTCAACCACTATGCATCTCAACAAGAAAACTACAGCGATCTGACCAGAGAGATGGAAGGTGGATGGAACACTTTTGCAATGGTTGTACCGAGAACTATCCCTGTGAGTGGCGCTGCTGCTCTTAAGAACTGAAGTTCCTTCTTTGCTTTCCCCTGCCAAGCAACACCATGACCTTATAATCACCACAATAATAAAATTAAAGTTTCAATAGAAAGAACAAGGCTCATACCACATGCTTCATCACTTGAAGGATTACTAGAATGAGAGATCCCATCAAGAAAGGTGGCCATTGAAACTACAAAAAAAAAGAAAAAAGATCCATCTAAATAAAGTATAAGTAGAATAAGTTTTTTTATCACTATTTGAAGCTGCTATTGGAAGTTTCACCTTGTCAGCTCCAGCTATAATGCTCTCAACTAGTGGCACAATCTTGCTGCTCCTAGCAATGTTATATCCAAGGAAATATTTCACTTGAGATAATCCAATGACAATGGCCGAAGCACTTGTAAATCCAGATATGACCGAGTGACTAATGAAACGAATGAGCCATCCAAGCCTGTATTGAAATCCCAAAACAAGGGAGATATGTTCATGAAACAGCAATAAACAGAGGACTTTTAAATTGTCTGAATCCAAGAAAAACTAATGTTATTATTACCTTAAGAGCCCCATGATGCACTCCAATATTCCGACCAAAAGCGCCAGCAAAATAGCAAGTTCAATATGTAATTCTTCCTCAGACGAATCAGCGATTCCTCCCAAAGCATTGGAGACGAGGAGTGAGACCAATGCTACAGGTCCAATAGCAAGCTGACGGGATGAGCCGAATATGGCATAGACAAATATCGGCACAAATGATGAGTCTGCATCAAAGGTTACCAAACTGAATCAATCTAGACATTTCATTACAAAACCAAGAGCACAAGAATCTGTTTCAGAATAAAACTCACATAGACCGTATATTGGTGGAAGGCCAGCTAGCTTTGCATACGACATTGCCTGCTCAAATCCATCAAACGTTATTTAAATCAAACAATGTATATTGTTACTGAAAAAAATTCAACTAATGATCCTCTTAAGCTACAAAACAATTCCGTTTTAACATTTTTAACAGTTCCCCATCCACACAAAAAATGCTATAACGGATGATAAACATAATTGACACAAAAATTTAACATGGTTCACCAAATTGGCTACCTCCACGGACAAAACAACGAGATGCTTAACTAACTAAAGATACAATTCACCAGGTTCAAGACATATCAGCACAACTAAGGATGACTCTAGCTTCCTTGAGTTCGTAAAGATATAAACACATCTCAATACGATAGAAACGAAAAAAGCTAGATATAATACCTGAGGAACAAGCATTATACCGACGGTGATACCAGCCATGAGATCAAGCTTAAAATACTCACTCCATCTATAAGTTCGAATCCATCTGAAGCAAGGAAACAAAGTCTCAACCCAATCCACGAGGCTCATCCGCTTGATCTTCGCCCTCCATCCGGATAAGATATCGTCGAAAGGGATCGAGGGAGGACGAGCATCATCGGAGGTGTCAGGGTGCTGGAGCGGGATGACCTTAACGGGTCGGGTCTGACCCGGAAGCTTGGGTGAAGAAGACGAACCGGTTCCGGATCTTGATACAAGGCTGGTCAGGTCCTTGACGCTGAGGGATGCGTAGGACATGGCTCTGCGCGCACCGTTGGTTGGCGCACGTTAGATTACAAGGTAATGTAACTGTTTGTATGTATGTATGTATGTGAAAGAGCAATCGTATCGTATCGTATCATATCATATCATTGTTTATTCCATGTTCCAACAAACTTAATATAGAAAATTATATAAGTATAATCAATTTTTATGCAGCTGTTAATTACATCCACGTAAATTTGATTAATTTAATTCACGTATAGTAAAACCATTCGAGTGACGTACTTACGTATTTAATCAGTAGTTAACTGCAAAGAACAACTTGGTGTCACTTGTTTGTTTCGTCACGTTCAAATACTACAAAACAGTCATCCACTACTAGTGGCTTATTACGTGCCAGTTTGGAAGATTTTCTTAAAGTGATGGAAACTCATGAAAAATGTGTTTGGAAGTAAGAAAACAAGATTAGGGATGACGATGGACGTTAAACCGTCTAGATCCACGATGTTGATGAGTAAAGCAGGTCAACTTTCATGTCGGGTCCATCATAATTCACTACAATAATAATAAAAAAAAACTATTCACGAAACATACCCCTGAGCTTTTCAATGTTTCTATTTTAAGCCCCCAGCTTTAACCACACATATCAGTACATGGCGAGCATGTGTGATGATCATAATATTCTGTGTTGCTGCTATCACTACTACTACTATTGCAGTTTTCTCTCAAGTTCATCGAATTGCCATCCATCAACCTAATCTGCAGGGTAATCATGAGCCACCTTACCAAAGTCAGTTCCAAGCTCGGCTAGTTCGGCTCCAGGGTTGAATTCTTGACTGGAACCACCAGTAGTAGACGGTTCCTCGCAGGGCTGTCAATTGGTTGGGTGCCCATGCATAGGTGTGACCCAGTCCAGACTGTTTTGGGTGGGTGTTGGGTGAACCCATAACTTAATGGTCCGGTTGGGCTACAAAACCGAATTTGCCCATGGACAGTTTGGGCCAAACCAATTGTTCACTGGTTAACCCAATACATAAAAAAATTAGGTTTTTTAATTTTGGGGAGAAATCAGATTTTTCCATTTTACGATTCCCCGATGAAAAATCTTCTTCTCGCGATGAAAGATCCTTGAGGCTTCTCTGCATCTCGATTCGTCTTCTCCAACCATGATTTCTCTGGTTTATCTCTTCATCCATCTCGGTTTATCTCTTCATCCTTCGATCTTTATCTCTTCATTCTTCGTTAGTTCGTTCCCTTGGATGCTTTCTCTGGTGATTGATTGATTCTTCTTTAGCTTTGATTGGGTTTCTGTTTATAGTTTTGCGAAAAGACTTTGAAGAATCTAGGTGGTAATGCAAAAATAGGTTAATAATTCATCTGACACGTGTTTGGATTTGTACGAAGGCTCCATCAACCAAGAGGGCCGTGTTTAGTTTTTATAATTTGTAAATCTTCTTGTTTTGATGTTACTTGCCTCTTGGAGAAAGCTTATTGGAGCCGTTTCATAATTTTTTGGTTTTTTTCTTAAAATCACTTCAAAAGCTTCGTTCTGATTTAGTTTTTTTTTCTCTAGTTCTGATGATAATGGTATGATTTCTCTGATGATAATGGTATGCTATGATTTATTCCTCTCCAGCTTGCTTTAGTTCACGACCGTTGTTCCTTCTCAAGGCGTTGAGAACGTTGGAGTATCAACGTTGGAGTTTTGGAGTTTTGAGAAGTTGCTGAATCAGNNNNNNNNNNNNNNNNNNNNNNNNNNNNNNNNNNNNNNNNNNNNNNNNNNNNNNNNNNNNNNNNNNNNNNNNNNNNNNNNNNNNNNNNNNNNNNNNNNNNNNNNNNNNNNNNNNNNNNNNNNNNNNNNNNNNNNNNNNNNNNNNNNNNNNNNNNNNNNNNNNNNNNNNNNNNNNNNNNNNNNNNNNNNNNNNNNNNNNNNNNNNNNNNNNNNNNNNNNNNNNNNNNNNNNNNNNNNNNNNNNNNNNNNNNNNNNNNNNNNNNNNNNNNNNNNNNNNNNNNNNNNNNNNNNNNNNNNNNNNNNNNNNNNNNNNNNNNNNNNNNNNNNNNNNNNNNNNNNNNNNNNNNNNNNNNNNNNNNNNNNNNNNNNNNNNNNNNNNNNNNNNNNNNNNNNNNNNNNNNNNNNNNNNNNNNNNNNNNNNNNNNNNNNNNNNNNNNNNNNNNNNNNNNNNNNNNNNNNNNNNNNNNNNNNNNNNNNNNNNNNNNNNNNNNNNNNNNNNNNNNNNNNNNNNNNNNNNNNNNNNNNNNNNNNNNNNNNNNNNNNNNNNNNNNNNNNNNNNNNNNNNNNNNNNNNNNNNNNNNNNNNNNNNNNNNNNNNNNNNNNNNNNNNNNNNNNNNNNNNNNNNNNNNNNNNNNNNNNNNNNNNNNNNNNNNNNNNNNNNNNNNNNNNNNNNNNNNNNNNNNNNNNNNNNNNNNNNNNNNNNNNNNNNNNNNNNNNNNNNNNNNNNNNNNNNNNNNNNNNNNNNNNNNNNNNNNNNNNNNNNNNNNNNNNNNNNNNNNNNNNNNNNNNNNNNNNNNNNNNNNNNNNNNNNNNNNNNNNNNNNNNNNNNNNNNNNNNNNNNNNNNNNNNNNNNNNNNNNNNNNNNNNNNNNNNNNNNNNNNNNNNNNNNNNNNNNNNNNNNNNNNNNNNNNNNNNNNNNNNNNNNNNNNNNNNNNNNNNNNNNNNNNNNNNNNNNNNNNNNNNNNNNNNNNNNNNNNNNNNNNNNNNNNNNNNNNNNNNNNNNNNNNNNNNNNNNNNNNNNNNNNNNNNNNNNNNNNNNNNNNNNNNNNNNNNNNNNNNNNNNNNNNNNNNNNNNNNNNNNNNNNNNNNNNNNNNNNNNNNNNNNNNNNNNNNNNNNNNNNNNNNNNNNNNNNNNNNNNNNNNNNNNNNNNNNNNNNNNNNNNNNNNNNNNNNNNNNNNNNNNNNNNNNNNNNNNNNNNNNNNNNNNNNNNNNNNNNNNNNNNNNNNNNNNNNNNNNNNNNNNNNNNNNNNNNNNNNNNNNNNNNNNNNNNNNNNNNNNNNNNNNNNNNNNNNNNNNNNNNNNNNNNNNNNNNNNNNNNNNNNNNNNNNNNNNNNNNNNNNNNNNNNNNNNNNNNNNNNNNNNNNNNNNNNNNNNNNNNNNNNNNNNNNNNNNNNNNNNNNNNNNNNNNNNNNNNNNNNNNNNNNNNNNNNNNNNNNNNNNNNNNNNNNNNNNNNNNNNNNNNNNNNNNNNNNNNNNNNNNNNNNNNNNNNNNNNNNNNNNNNNNNNNNNNNNNNNNNNNNNNNNNNNNNNNNNNNNNNNNNNNNNNNNNNNNNNNNNNNNNNNNNNNNNNNNNNNNNNNNNNNNNNNNNNNNNNNNNNNNNNNNNNNNNNNNNNNNNNNNNNNNNNNNNNNNNNNNNNNNNNNNNNNNNNNNNNNNNNNNNNNNNNNNNNNNNNNNNNNNNNNNNNNNNNNNNNNNNNNNNNNNNNNNNNNNNNNNNNNNNNNNNNNNNNNNNNNNNNNNNNNNNNNNNNNNNNNNNNNNNNNNNNNNNNNNNNNNNNNNNNNNNNNNNNNNNNNNNNNNNNNNNNNNNNNNNNNNNNNNNNNNNNNNNNNNNNNNNNNNNNNNNNNNNNNNNNNNNNNNNNNNNNNNNNNNNNNNNNNNNNNNNNNNNNNNNNNNNNNNNNNNNNNNNNNNNNNNNNNNNNNNNNNNNNNNNNNNNNNNNNNNNNNNNNNNNNNNN
The DNA window shown above is from Brassica oleracea var. oleracea cultivar TO1000 chromosome C3, BOL, whole genome shotgun sequence and carries:
- the LOC106331659 gene encoding sulfate transporter 4.1, chloroplastic; the protein is MSYASLSVKDLTSLVSRSGTGSSSSPKLPGQTRPVKVIPLQHPDTSDDARPPSIPFDDILSGWRAKIKRMSLVDWVETLFPCFRWIRTYRWSEYFKLDLMAGITVGIMLVPQAMSYAKLAGLPPIYGLYSSFVPIFVYAIFGSSRQLAIGPVALVSLLVSNALGGIADSSEEELHIELAILLALLVGILECIMGLLRLGWLIRFISHSVISGFTSASAIVIGLSQVKYFLGYNIARSSKIVPLVESIIAGADKFQWPPFLMGSLILVILQVMKHVGKAKKELQFLRAAAPLTGIVLGTTIAKVFHPPSISLVGEIPQGLPTFSFPRSFDHAKTLLPTSALITGVAILESVGIAKALAAKNRYELDSNSELFGLGVANILGSLFSAYPSTGSFSRSAVSNESEAKTGLSGLITGIIIGCSLLFLTPVFKYIPQCALAAIVISAVSGLVDYDEAIFLWRVDKRDFTLWTITSTTTLFFGIEIGVLVGVGFSLAFVIHESANPHIAVLGRLPGTTVYRNVKQYPEAYTYNGIVIVRIDAPIYFANISYIKDRLREYEVAVDKYTTKGPEVERISFVILEMSPVTHIDSSAVEALKELYQEYKARDIQLAISNPNKDVHMTIARSGMVELVGKEWYFVRVHDAVQVCLNYLQSSSLEDKKPSFLRRFSNNNGSSSYNDLQSYNTLLKEPLLPVEK